TGAGCGACTTTGATTGTACTGTGCTAAAAATGAAGAGTTTACAATTTAACAAATTAAAAAAATTACAAGCAGTAAACAAGTAGGAGTAAATGACATTGGGAGTCACCACGTGACATGTTTGGTCGTCAATCAAAACATGGTAAAATAAAGGGAAACGCTTGCGGCGGCAGACCGGCTGAAGCGACGCGCCGGTCGTGCGCTGTCCCACGCGTCTCCTTGGACCCACAAGCTGCCCTCCTTCTATTCTTTTATTCCCTTGCCTTATCCATCCCTCATCATATCTTCTCCACCATTCCTTCGTTCCTGCTCATAGCCCAGCGCCTCCGTCGTGGTCTTATGCCTCCGCCGAGACGAGCTGGCCCAACCGCGGCACTACCTCACCGTCCTGCAACCTCCCTTCCCTCCCCatcccctcctccttccttctcccccaTCTCATCGGTTGGGTTCCCTCACGAGCCTCCACACATATGCTGCCACGCGTTGCTGCAGGTGCTCATCGGAACACCTGTGCGCGCTCGCTTTTTGCTACCCCCCGCTGATGTCAGTGACCGACGATGGTGGTCGAcggcgccggcggtggccgcgAATAAGTTTCTaccttttttgattttttttttttgctggaacccgcTTTTGATTTTGCTAGAACCAGCTTTGTTTTTTGCTGCAAGGATAATGCTCAATGACGACGACGGTGGCTGCATGTTTTTGTTGCATTTgttttttttgctggaaccaactTTTGTTTTTGCTGCAAAATAGGAGAGGATAGTGCTGAGCGGCGACGGCGATCGCCGCCATGATTTTTTGTTGCATTTATTTTTTTGCTGGAATCAACAATCATTTTAGCTGCAAGCACGATCCAGTTTTGCTGGAACCGGTGACCACCTGGGTCACAATGTTTTGTTGCAGCAACCATAGAGCACAGAGCTGCAACCGCTATTGGTTTTTGCTACGACCAACAAAACCTTTTGCTACAtccatccacgacggaggtgCGACTGGCGACGGTGGCGGTGACATTTTTGCTGCAACCGCTATTGGTTTTTGCTACGACCAATAAttttttttgctacatccatccacgacggaggtgCGACTGGCGACGGTGGCGGTGACATTTTTGCTACGaccaacaattttttttgctaCATACATGCACGGCGGACCTGCGACCCGCGACGACGGCGGTGATGTTTTTGCTGCAACCGTCGTCGGGTTTTGCTACAACGGATGAAACATTTTGCTACATCCATTCATGGTTGACATGTGGCCGTTGTTTGTAGAACCCTGTGCGGCGAGCTCCACGGCGAGGGCGATGGCACACCGGGATGCTGCAACCATGAGCGTCGATGGCAAGGAGTTACAACCGGACAGTTTGACGGCAGAGCTGCAACCAAAATCGACGAGCTGGGAAGGCTTCTTCGGCGAGAAACGGAGGGCAACACTGCAAGGAGGCGAGGTCTGAGCAGCCGGCGGCCGTGCGGAGGAGGGAAGCAGGGAACTGCTGCTATCGCGCGGGAGTGCGCACGTGAAGGCTGAGGGCACGAATTGCTGCGTTGACCAAGCCAGGGAAGAAAACGTTTGGGAAAGGAGGCATCCGACACGAATTGCTGCGTTGACCAAGCCAGAGAAAAAAATGATTGGGAAAGGAGGCATCCAACAGCTGCAGGAAGCCAAATCGGAGGGCTCGCGCGTGACCGGCTGGGATTTCGGCCGGTCCGCCGGCGCGTATCGCTCGCCTAAAATAAAGCATTGTGAGTCAGGAAACTTGTTATGtgggtgcactttggccacagtaccttatactccctccgttctcaaatataagtctttttgaagattccaacaagtgactacatacgaagcaaaataagcgaatctacactttaaaatatgtctacatacatccgtatatTGTAGTcaatttgaaatgtctaaaaagacttatatttaggaacggatggagtatttGAAAAAAAAGTCACATAAAATGAAGCATATAGGCTGGTTGAAATAGGCACGTGCTCGACCAGTTCAACTCTGTAGCCGTTGCTGTTTGGGCAACAAGAAAACTGTACGTGCTGCATCTATGTATACAACATGTTGAGCGTAAAAGTCATGTTCGATTACAGTTTCATGTAAGAGAAAACAGCTAGTCAAACGCCCCCAATATCTAAATTCTAAAATTAGTTTAACCAGATGAACTTTGCGTACTCTACCGAAATAATAAAGGGAAGGCTAAGGACATCCTATGCGCGACATTCTGCATGCTTCTATTTAAATTCCGGGTGTTGCAGAAACTCGAGAGCATTATTTAGAGAAGACGTCATACATGATGCACTTTACATAGCAGTCAGCACACCTTAGTTCCATCCCATACCGAGATTGATCTATGAATCTATCTACATATGTAGCCGGCAGGTAGCTTACGGTTTCACTAGTGCTCACAAAGCCATTATATTTGCTCCGCGCCGCGCGCCACCATGTCCTCCTATGGCAGCACAGGCTCGCAGCAGGGAGCAGACGTGGCCCCATGCTGCGCCACCCCGACGCTGGTCGCCGCCTTGGCAGCATCCTTCGCCTGCTGCTTCCTCTTCGTCCTTGTCTTTCTCTGCCTGCGCTTCCTCCACCTTCGCCGCACCCGGACGCCGCGCCACAGTGCGCCGCAGCCGCTGCAAGGTGAGGGACAGGCCCAGCAGCGGCCCAAGCTCGGCCTCGACGCCGCCACCATCGCGCTCATCCCGTCCTTCCCTTACCTGCGGGAGAGCTCGGACTCGGCGCCGGCCGAGTGCGCCGTGTGCCTCGGCGCCCTCGACGAACGGGAGAGGGTGAGGCAGCTCCCGGCCTGCAATCATCTGTTCCACCAGGGGTGCGTTGATGTATGGCTAATGTCTAACGCGTCGTGCCCGGTCTGCCGCGCCAAGGCCGAACCGGCCGCGCCTACGCGCGCGTCGGCTTCCGTCGTGCCTGTCGAGATGTGGGACGAGGAGACGGTGTCTTCGTCGCCAGCGGCATCGGAAACCACGCCGGAGCGGCTTGGTGAGCGCCCGTTTGTCCCCCGCTCCGGCCAGGAAGCAGACCTGGAGCGGCAATAACATTCGGGATGAATTTGTTCCTGCCCTGCTGCTCTGTTTATTTGGTCCACGAACAAGGTGTATGATGAATGAATGACTTGCATTGTCGTTCTCTTCTTTAATTTCTTTTTGCAAGGACAAGCTAGCACGTACTCCCTCAATCCGAAAAAGCATATCCCTCAAATAGATGTATTTATCACCAAGTTAGTATGACATACTTCCTTCATGCCTATCCCATAAACCACGCACGTCGCCTGGCTCGCAGTGCATCAAGATGGTTGCGAAGAGCCTCCTAAGAGAACATGGCATCGCCCACTGCTCAGCCTCAGTAAGACAGTCGTCGAGCGTGTTGTCTGCCTCGATGAGTCCCAACCTTTCAGCAGCCTCTCTAAAGCTCCCACATAGCACGCCGTCCACGGTGAGCAAGTCGTCAAAGGATGTTTTGCCCGTAACATGGTTTAGCAACACACGCAGATAGTATCGGTCCCCCTCGACAGGATTGGCAGACACGATGTGACCTATTTGAAAACGCTCGACCCGCGGCTTCCAAAACTTCTTTTTCTTCTGCCACGTGAAGCTTCCGGAAAAATCCTTGTACAATATATTTCTAGCCCGAGGGTGTTCCTGGTTAGCCTTGAAATACTCCGTTAACATGGATTTTGAAATATTTTCTGAGGCGACAACATTTTTCAAGTCAGCCTGGGCATTGAATGCGACCCTGTGCATATTCGGGAGATGAAGAGGCAACTGCAAGACAGGAGGGTAGTTGGCGCAAAGTGGAAAGCCAAATATCCTCCACATAGCCTCCGGAGGGGTGATCCACCTTGTGTCAACGTATCTCTTGATCTCATCAATGTTACCATCGGCGTCGGGCTGGTCGATGCTGAAAGAAGCCTTATCATGGCCCTTGTAAATGTACTTGTAAAGATATTTGACGGCCTTTATGCTCGAGCAGACCTCAACGTTGATGTGGCAATTGAACATCCGCAGAAGGTATGGGTTATAAGGCACAACCCATCTGTTGTCCAACATCTTCCCTCGGACCTTAGCACGCCTACCATCGTCTCTACGTCGATAAACTGGGTACGAGTCCTTCCCCTGTGCTGTGTTTTCATTGAACGACCGCGGGTATCTGCACTTGCATCCGTTTTCTTGCATGCAAACATTCTTCGGGTTTAGAGCACCGCATGGTCCGTGCATCATATGTTTTACCACCATTGCATACAATTCCGGATACTTATGCTTGTCTGGGAGCTCTGCGGAAATGAGTCGGTCATACTGCTCGGGGACGATAAGCTTATATGTTGAGTCCATGATCAACAGAAAATGTGCGTGTGGGAGGCCCCTTTTTTGAAACTCGACAACATATACATATGCGACAACAACACCCAGGATGTGCTTCTTGAACAACATGTCCTTCATAGCCTCTAGTTTGCCAAAGAACACGCGAGCCACAATATCAGGTCGGTCTTGCGCCGTCTGACCAGGCAGCAACTCATTCTCCCATTTTGGATTGCAAGTCATGGTCAAGAAGATGTCAGGCTTCCCGTATGTATGTACAATTGCCATGGCATCCATATGCCTCTTCTTCATGTCGCGGTCGCCACCAGGGTATGTTTCAGGGAGAACTATTCTTACCCCAACAGCGCTTGCTCGTGTCTCCCCCGATGTGATCGCATCAACAACTCCTTTATACAAGTCGGCACGAATCTGCGTCTGGTTCTTCCTGTACCACCTTAATCGACAACTTTCAATCTTGACATACATGTCGACGGCCCATTGCTGCAAGAGGCGTGCTCCACAGAGTATGGGATTAAAGATCGCAGACCGTGTCTGCAGCATGTAACAGTAGTAGTGACAGAGACGCACAACCTGCTGTTGCCCTCTGCACATGATTGAGTACCATCAAAATGAGGATATAATCGACAAACAAAATATTATTTGTAGCAAAATGGGACGCAGACGGCATACCtgcatcctcatcatcatcatggACCAGTTGAGGATTTAGTACAACCTCCAAAGGAACATTACGTTTAGGTAGCTTCGGATGCCAACCTAGTTCTCCCCTTGGATAGAATAGGGGATAAGACAAAGGGTCATATGCTCCGGAGGTCACATGTATACTGTGCCTTTCGTTGTTATTACCACAAAGTGTTATCCTCCGGTCAAACCTTTTTGCTAGGTCGTTGCCCTCAACCCAAATTGCAGCGACCTCAGATGACAACGGTCTGTTATATCTTCTTTGGTCAAGCCTTTTATCGGTGTTTAGGTCTATCCTGTAATCATCGAGGTTGTCCTTGTGTGCACCCAAACTCCTAAATTGCTGGGAGTACGGGTTTTCTTTGAGTATGTCTACTAACTTCTTCACGACATCTTGGTCTAATTGCTTGGTGGCCGCCTTACGATGAGTGATGGTTGGGTCATCATCATAGAAGTATAACTGCAGATGCTCAGGACGGGAGCTAGGCCCGAACGAATGCACATTGTGGTAGATGGTGCCGTGTGCCCGGAATGTGTACACCCCAGACTTCATGTTTGTGTAGTTCTCATCAAGGCTGACGCCAAGGGTTGTGAAGGCGAAATGCCCGTTGAAGAAGCGTATGTTTTCCCGAAAATGTCTAGAATCAGCATCCCTGCTTGACCATAGCCTCATCAGCTCTGGGATTGGCTCAGGTTGTTTAAGTTCGATCTGGCCATTGCGACAGCAGAAGCCGTCAGTCTCAAACACGTTTTTTTTTGCCTTGCGGTGTTTGCAGTTTGCGTCGAGCTTCAGGATGTGAGTCGTGTCTGGGATGTTTGTGTAGACAAAGTCTAATGGATCAACCTCGCTAGGTATAGCAGACGACATGATCGCTTCCTCTTCATCCTCCAAGGTGTCATTATCGTATCCTACGTGCATTTGTTGAaacatgatgttcaaaacattatTAACTACTAACTATAATTATGATAAAGCCCCACAAATTCATAGATTATAGTTGACCATACCTTCGTCGCGAAACATGTAGTACTCCTCATCCATAAAGTCGGATGGTGTCGTCTCATCGCTAGTGATGCAGTCTCGGAACCCATCGATTTCGTCTGCATTATCTCCATGGCGAATGTGACAATAGACAACGTCATGTCAGATGAGGGTTGGTGAGAATGAGCACAACAAGGTGACAATAGAATTATCATACCATTGGTACCAACAATGAAATTCGACATGATTGTCGTTGGGTCGCCATCAGATGAATCACCTTCGGCGGCCCAAGAGAGGGGTGTTGCGCGGGATAAGTTTGCTAGGTCTGGACGTGGGAGTGCGAGGGATTCTTTGCACGGGGTGTGCTTCTTTGCCGCATAAGTTGCCTTTCTTTTTGCACTTAACTCCCCCTTCTCTTTGCTGCATGCCCTCCATTCTCGCAGCGTGGTATTTTTTTCTTCAAGATCGATAGTTCCATGCTCTAGATGTTTCCGATATGTTGCTCGCCTCCGCGCGTTTGTTTGCTCCATTTGATCAGGAGTTAAGCAAGTTATGCGTTGCTTACCACGCTGCTTCCTAGGTAGTTGGTTATCATGAATGACAGCTGTACTGATTATATTAATATGAGGCAATACCGCCTCATCTTGTGACAATGACGTATAGCTGGACCTATTTGGGTCGGCTGGTTATACAACAGTGTAAAACGCTAATCAGTACTGCATTAATTGATCATTGATACAAAATGTACCAGCATATTATGTAGTTCATATCAGCTGACTCCTTCCGTCCATTTTCACAAGGTATTAATGTCTAATCAAAAGT
The Aegilops tauschii subsp. strangulata cultivar AL8/78 chromosome 3, Aet v6.0, whole genome shotgun sequence genome window above contains:
- the LOC109769337 gene encoding RING-H2 finger protein ATL66-like, whose product is MSSYGSTGSQQGADVAPCCATPTLVAALAASFACCFLFVLVFLCLRFLHLRRTRTPRHSAPQPLQGEGQAQQRPKLGLDAATIALIPSFPYLRESSDSAPAECAVCLGALDERERVRQLPACNHLFHQGCVDVWLMSNASCPVCRAKAEPAAPTRASASVVPVEMWDEETVSSSPAASETTPERLGERPFVPRSGQEADLERQ
- the LOC120975617 gene encoding uncharacterized protein; protein product: MSGMQNVPQSALGDITNGVQAHPMLLADKNSQIKAQGRATVKHKDDNLPALTISADPNRSSYTSLSQDEAVLPHINIISTAVIHDNQLPRKQRDEIDGFRDCITSDETTPSDFMDEEYYMFRDEGYDNDTLEDEEEAIMSSAIPSEVDPLDFVYTNIPDTTHILKLDANCKHRKAKKNVFETDGFCCRNGQIELKQPEPIPELMRLWSSRDADSRHFRENIRFFNGHFAFTTLGVSLDENYTNMKSGVYTFRAHGTIYHNVHSFGPSSRPEHLQLYFYDDDPTITHRKAATKQLDQDVVKKLVDILKENPYSQQFRSLGAHKDNLDDYRIDLNTDKRLDQRRYNRPLSSEVAAIWVEGNDLAKRGELGWHPKLPKRNVPLEVVLNPQLVHDDDEDAEGNSRLCVSQWAVDMYVKIESCRLRWYRKNQTQIRADLYKGVVDAITSGETRASAVGVRIVLPETYPGGDRDMKKRHMDAMAIVHTYGKPDIFLTMTCNPKWENELLPGQTAQDRPDIVARVFFGKLEAMKDMLFKKHILGVVVAYVYVVEFQKRGLPHAHFLLIMDSTYKLIVPEQYDRLISAELPDKHKYPELYAMVVKHMMHGPCGALNPKNVCMQENGCKCRYPRSFNENTAQGKDSYPVYRRRDDGRRAKVRGKMLDNRWVVPYNPYLLRMFNCHINVEVCSSIKAVKYLYKYIYKGHDKASFSIDQPDADGNIDEIKRYVDTRWITPPEAMWRIFGFPLCANYPPVLQLPLHLPNMHRVAFNAQADLKNVVASENISKSMLTEYFKANQEHPRARNILYKDFSGSFTWQKKKKFWKPRVERFQIGHIVSANPVEGDRYYLRVLLNHVTGKTSFDDLLTVDGVLCGSFREAAERLGLIEADNTLDDCLTEAEQWAMPCSLRRLFATILMHCEPGDVRGLWDRHEGSMSY